The window CAAAAAAACATGCGCACTTTCTGCGCTAAGGGCACCGACGACATAGCAAAAGCAATCCAAAGGAAAATGACTAGGGCAAAACGCGACAAACCCGAGAAAGAGAAGGGGGTTTCATAGTCAGAGTAAAGGGAAAGCTTTGCTTCAAAATATTCGAAGCGAAGCCCAAGCATCGCCACCATCAGTAGGACTCCAACGCCTATAAAGAAGAGCCCACGCGAAGTCTTCCACTTTAATTCTGGGAGAAAAAGCAAGGCCAGGACAAAAACCATGCTGTAATGGAACAAAACCGCCAGAATAGCTAGAATACCTGCGGATAGCCAGCTATTGCGCCGAAAAGCTTGCCACGCTAAAAGGACAAAAGCAAGGCCAAAGCCCGCTCGAACCGCGTTCATCCCATACTGGTAGATGAACAAGGGAAAGAAATAGGAGACAAAAAAGAGAAGCTCTAGACGATCTGCTCGAATAAGAAAAATACACAAAAGGACAACAAACAAAGCACCCAGCACCCGGAGCGCAACCACCTCTGACCCGGTCAGCCATAGTAACGCCTTTGAAAGCAACACGAAGCCCGGCTCCCACCCCTCTAACCAGAAACCGCCTGCACCCTCCAAAAGGTCCCGTAGAGCCAGCTCGTAAATCC is drawn from Thermus sp. LT1-2-5 and contains these coding sequences:
- a CDS encoding EpsG family protein, translating into MVYIVGWALNYWGLLLWHAGLRNRLVFFPALLFAGVLITIRDSGTDTYGIYELALRDLLEGAGGFWLEGWEPGFVLLSKALLWLTGSEVVALRVLGALFVVLLCIFLIRADRLELLFFVSYFFPLFIYQYGMNAVRAGFGLAFVLLAWQAFRRNSWLSAGILAILAVLFHYSMVFVLALLFLPELKWKTSRGLFFIGVGVLLMVAMLGLRFEYFEAKLSLYSDYETPFSFSGLSRFALVIFLWIAFAMSSVPLAQKVRMFFWVVGPSVVFQVLAMVSYAGLRFLELMTFVAPLVLLREYERWKLAPDRVFIRALIVAGVLGAVAVYRNFLVDYDGQLTGTLTPFLPYRTIFDRW